TAACTGTGTGAAATCTCCACTCAGACGCCTTTCCAAGAAGGTAAGCACTTGTTTTCCAGGCTCCTGTGCTAGTATTagtttttattgtgtttgtttgggtTGTTTTTGTAACGTTCGttttgtctgagtgtgtgtgtgcttggctTTACGAGTTAATGTTGCTGTGTGTTTATGCTGTGACTCCACTGTGCTGAATtactgttgtgctgtgctgtgctgggctgcactatgctgtactgtattacactgcactttactgcactgtactgtacagtattttactgcactgcactgttttgtacagtattatactgcactgcaatGTTTTGTACAGTGTTATACTACAGTGTACagcattatactgcactgtacagcaCTGCCTTGTTGCTGTAGCCCTGgccaagaaatataaaaaatggtCCAGCTGGATACTTCACACAGACAAGGCACTGGAGCAGCACAAGGCTGGACAAAGACTAaagcagagtgagagagagagagggcaggggATGGAGTGCTAGCTTGACAGATAGATAAACAAGCAGTAGAGTCAATCGCTTGTCTTCTTCTCTCTCTACTTCTCTCGACTCAATGcacttctcctccctcctccctccccctctctcttcctctctctctctccttcctccctcccctcgtCAGTCCATTCCACAGGCTGTAAAGTGACAGGCGGCCAcaagggggggggtggggaggaagagcgagagaggaggacagagggcagagagaggagggaaggaggaggaggaggagagataAACCCAGGGCTACAGAGGAGGCAGCACTGCCAGGGTTAACACAGGGTCTCTGTCCTTCATATGTGTTCATATATGTGTGTTCTTATCAGCACTATGGCGGGGCACTATGGTTGGGGGCTTAAAAAATGAGATTGAATTCAAGCTGCTGCTACCTCCCcagaactaataataataatacattgtagcCCTGGGAGGAATATGTCCCACTCTGCTTTGAGAATGGCTAACTGACCACACTATCCCAGTGAATGGCAGTGGGGCAGCCCTCTGTAGCTGAGGTTTAGCACCAGTGCTGTCCAGTCAGGCTGTGTGAGCGAAATCCAGCTCTTCTGCCTATTCTCCATCACCCCGCCAACCCCCACTGCACCGTCTCTCTTACACTGCTGCCCCTCACAGCCTACAacctgagggagggagagagagagagagagagagagagagagaggtagagagagagatatttatACTACAGATGTGGGAAATGAGAGAGAGGAAATaaggagagatagagagagggagagggaggaggggagactgggagagagagggatagttATGGAATAAGGGGcgacagagagatagagagagatttacatttataatacagaaaaaggggggagaggagggagagaatgaagaagtgtcaggaggagagagagaaaggatgaGTAGGGcaaggagaaagagggagagagaagcagaAAGAGAGGGTGAGTAGGGAGGGAGAAAGTGGAACAGATATTTACAAATAGACATACTGATTTGTGCCAGTGCAGGGCCAACACGTCAACCCTCAGCTTATCACCAGCCAAACAAGCCAGACAGCTCCAGGTCAGCAATCAGGGGGTTACAGATACAGGTCGTCCATACATCTGTCCAtctgcctgtctctgtctctctgtatgtcagtcagtcagtatgcagtcagtcagtcagtgtgccagAGTGCCAGGGTGTCCGTTAGTTAGTGTGTCAGTTAGTAAAtttgtcagtcagttagtgtaaCTCACTCTTTCAATGTGGTTAAGTAGCCTTTCAATGTAGCCTCTTATCCAAATTATAaaatccctctctctatctctctctctttctctctatgtaaacacacacagagagactgcAATTAGTGTTTCCACTATGCCCGGGTTTAGCATAGGTATAAAACTGGgtttgacaaaaaaacaaatcatactTGTGTGCACAGTGCAACAGCAAATGTATTCTTtcgtgtattttttaattcgatgaGAAGACTGAAGCGGGAATGTTAATTCAGTAACCTGTTGGCAAAACCTACAGTATAATTGAGCACTGTAGCAAAAATACGAGGAGTTCAAGAAAAATGTTCCGATCCAATCTCAGTTTGGTTCTACTTTCTATAAGAAATAAATGGCCAATCAGCCAGATGCAAAAAGTATCCAAACAAGGTATTGCAAAGAGATGGGAGCTGTACAAGGTCGCTtcagtttatacaaatgatcaatacataataactatgtgaattaatacataataataataatgataataatattatcattattatcattattattattattattattattattaactgattttgtgtttaatttcagttccacataaaatacagacaacaaaaaaggcatttattattttacttatttactatTACCTTCTTGATATGGCAAGGGGTTCTcgtttaatgaataaaataaggggAAAAATAAGATTTCAGGAGTTCAGTCAACTAATATGTTTTATGTGTCCAACAGTGTGTCACAGAGTGAGGCGTGCGCCTGCGAGGTGCCGTGGTGCGCACACTGGGTTGAAAgtattgtataattgcatttgagagagagggaggagagagagagaagcaccaTCGGAAAAGTTTAGAGTGAgcttagtgttttttatttacttatttttattttcatattgcttatttttcctatttatatGCCTATGAAATAATTTTGTCACAAAGCCCGGGTGCCCCAGGGACCCCGGTTTTATAAACTTTAAACTCGAAAAACCCAGGCCTGGAATTTTCTCCCGGGTTTGGAAACTCTAACTGCAATGTTGTAGTTGTGTGCTGATCAGCAGTGCACATCACAGCAGGTTATGGCCTCCTCTcctacactcacactgacacactcaaacactcaaacacactgacacacattcacactctgaCACCCTCACTCActgatgcactgacacacacactttcctaTCCCCCACCTTCCTTCTTCCACTCCTGCCTGacgttctctccctctctccctttctttctccTGTTTACTGTGAGATTGACAGTGTGCAGTGCTTCTCTGGCTACTGTGATGAGTCTCAGTAAACAGTTATGACACAATGAGACTGAAAAAtgtcagtgtgttttggagctttgtgtgtgtaagtgtgtgtgtagtgtggaaCATTGTGTGTCATTCAGTTGATACAACTAATATTGTGTTATTAAATAATGACTgaaactgactgactgcctgactgactggacacccTGGCACATTGactaactgacacactgaccgagacactgactgtctctctgAACGAGTGCCCTCGTTCCCCCTTTCAGACCCCAGAGCTGTGCACTGTTAGCAGGTTCAGACCTCTCTCTCTAACACTGTctctgccccctccccccctctcctGGGCCCTCCCCGGAAGATGCTCCAGGACGAGAAGCGAAGTTACAGAGCAGTGCAGTCTGCGGAGGAGCCGGTGGCAGGGGGGGGCACGGGGGTAGGGGTGGGGGGCATGCCGGGGGCATTCCAGGAGCCCCTGGTGGCGCTGGCACAGAACTGCGCCCTCATGCACAACCTGCTGGGACCCGCCTGCATCTTCCTCCGCAAGGGATTCGCAGAGAGCAGGCAGGCTGTACGTAAgtctgtgtgtctttctgtttgtgtgtgtctgtctatctgtttgTCTGCAGTTACTGCTGGGTTATGCTGTGACTGGGGCAGTTACTGCTGGGATATGCTGTGACTGGGGCAGTTACTGCTGGGCTATGCTGTGACTGGGGCAGTTACTGTGACCGGGGCAGTTACTGCTGGCTATGCTGTGACTGGGGCAGTTACTGTGACCGGGGCAGTTACTGCTGGGTTATTCTGTGACTGGGGCAGTTACTGTGACTGGGGCAGTTCCTGCTGGGCTGTGCTGTGACTGGGGCAGTTACTGCTGGGCTATGCTGTGACTGGGGCACTTACTGCAGCCAATCAAAAGTTTCTGATCCACCTACAGACCCATCAGACGATATACGGTTGCGTTGTTGTTGGTTCTGGTCTGCCTTACCGCCTTGTCACGGGGCTCTGTGATTGGTTGCTGTGCCGGTGACAGCTACCTGCTTGACAAATAGTTGTGGCCCTGGTGCTGTGGCTCCTCCCAGCCTTGCGATGGTGGCTAGGTGGGGACATTCTGCGCTGgagttttcacattttcatattCAAAACTAACTTTATCGGAACGATGGGCTCACACAGGTGTTGCCAAAGCGTTTTCAGACAcagtaaaatagaaaacaatcaacaaataaaatgaagcaCAATCCTAAAAAAGTAAACACAATACACAGACTTTATAATTGTAcagatatattttacataatttatagACAATGCTTCCATCAGAAATTTTACAGTGTAACCCCCAACTACCCCACCTGTGTCTACACTACTGTACAGCAGTGCTTGTCTTTGTATCAGGAGTTCACACCGTTTATTAAACAGCTTGAAGACACACAGGCCTCACTGAGCTCTGTGCACTAATGCAGTTTTTGGCAGCAGAGAGACTGGGTAGTacgagagaggaggggaggggaagagaggatgagaggggagaggagaaaGGAAGGGAGAAATTGATAGGGAGATACTTTGACTGTTAAATACACTTTATTAACtgattttaacaaaacagaacaaaactatTAATTATattccacccccacccccacccccacctcatACCTCTAGGAGcagaaggagggagggggagagagagagatggagagcaaGAGAGGAGGAAAGAGGGAGAATAGTGCAGTTAGTTCACTCAGCCAGTCAGTCATTAAGAAACTCAGCTGGTTGCAAATGAAGACGACATGGGGGGGACGAGGACGGGGACTGGGGGGCTACTTTGAGgagacacactttcacacagacacatctGCTGGTGTATATTGGGTGTTTGAAACTACTCCTTTTTGTGCtctgttttgtattgttattattgtgttttttaatgccAGGGCTATCTGTGagaatgtgtgtgagagtgtgagtgtgtgtcaatgagagtgagtatgtgtgtgtgtgtcagtgtgtgtgtgagagtgagtgtgtcagaCTGGCGCTGTTGTTTATGTGATGGTAAGAGTTGTGCGTCAGCCTCAGTCTCTGTCATTAAGCAGACCCCCTGTGTGACAGACTGGCACAGCGCAGGGCTCCCTCTGTCTGTCGGTTTCACTCATTTTCTCTGAGTGTCTTTCAGTTTCtctaattcaaattcaaattgagctttattggcatgaccttttttttttttgctaaagCATGTAAGATGCAGGTgatacataaaaacaacaagcaaatatatatttatagatcaTTAGGTAcattaaaacatatacattaaacatcattaaaatacatgaataaataataatgaaaaataatgagcAGGATAGCAGGAAGTGCGTCTCTATTTCAATCTCCTGCACAGCCACTCCTCTCTGGCGACCCAGGATGGTCTGTGGTCACTGAGTCTGTACCTTGTCGATGTCTGCCTTTCTTtgggtttttatatttttaggtTTTCTGCAAATGTAATATACCTGTTAAGTTAatctattaattttaaacagtaATTTTCGTTTTATGTCTCCTACAGGTTAAGGTCAGTGGTTTTGATTGTTGTGGTGACTTGACTCTTGGCTCTCTCTCAATGTAATGGAGTCAGTGTGATAGAGTCTGTGTGATAAGAGTCTGTGTGATAGAGTCAGTATGATATTGCCAGGGAAGTACTGTTACAGCTAACTATGGTGATGCCCTGTTGtgacctctctctgctgtcttcCCACAGGACCGTGAGTTGAGACCAGAGGAGATTGACGGTGagtctgtgtctgtctatctgtgtgtgtatctgtgtgtgtctctgtgtctgttacGAACTGTCTATGTAACCATATCTCACtgactctctctcacctgtctgtgcgtgtgtttgtttatgtgtttgtgtgtgcagagctgcgtGAGGCCTTTAAGGAGTTTGATAAGGACAGAGACGGCTTCATCAGCTGTAAGGACCTGGGCAACTGCATGAGGACCATGGGCTACATGCCCACTGAGATGGAGCTGATAGAGCTGAGCCAGCAGATCAACATGAACtgtgagtgactgactgactgacagactgacacgctgactgactgacacactgactgactgagacactgactggctgactgactgactgactgagacactgacacactgactgactaactgactgactgactgactgtccatctgtctgtcctGCAGTGGGAGGTCATGTAGATTTCGAGGACTTTGTGGAGCTGATGGGACCCAAACTGCTGGCAGAGACGGCAGACATGATTGGAGTGAAAGAGCTGAGAGACGCATTCAAAGAGGTGAGATGGAGGGGGAGAaaggggaggaggaagagagatggggagaggggggaaagagggagggagatgcAGGGAATAGAGGGAGGGGCAGGGTGGAATTGAGGATGGAGGGAAAGAGGGACAAAGTTGGTTGGTGACAGTTCCCTCTCTTTCCATtccccctccctgtctctccctccctcgctccccactcccccttctctccccctctctctctctcagtttgaCACGAATGGCGATGGTGAGATCAGCACGGCAGAGCTCAGAGAGGCCATGAAGAAGCTCCTTGGGCAGCAGGTGGGACACAGGGACCTGGAGGACATCCTAAGGGACATTGACCTGAATGGGGACGGACACGTGGACTTTGaaggtgagggagagagagagacaga
This sequence is a window from Amia ocellicauda isolate fAmiCal2 chromosome 17, fAmiCal2.hap1, whole genome shotgun sequence. Protein-coding genes within it:
- the cabp1a gene encoding calcium-binding protein 1a isoform X2; protein product: MGNCVKSPLRRLSKKDEKRSYRAVQSAEEPVAGGGTGVGVGGMPGAFQEPLVALAQNCALMHNLLGPACIFLRKGFAESRQADRELRPEEIDELREAFKEFDKDRDGFISCKDLGNCMRTMGYMPTEMELIELSQQINMNLGGHVDFEDFVELMGPKLLAETADMIGVKELRDAFKEFDTNGDGEISTAELREAMKKLLGQQVGHRDLEDILRDIDLNGDGHVDFEEFVRMMSR